Proteins encoded together in one Bacillus horti window:
- a CDS encoding LysM peptidoglycan-binding domain-containing protein, translated as MSKRDEQLTSPVYSEDELLEQIRALPPRSVTHKKRQEMREAARKRAKKDQLEETQDFEDDGLKDPTSEFEEEELEENEEEERRPRGKRAFLWIQVFLFTFLALILSFLLVWYWQERQNQATEPHQDPFDRLLEQGALNPGGTGVGADDDDSNESNQPEANDGSVDFGEGSEIEDNSSPEGDSVDASEEETPDQETDESRDEDEEEDSPTDRKILATHTIQPGEGLYRISINYYGQNYADELAKFNGISDPGNIQSGTTILIPEMP; from the coding sequence ATGAGTAAAAGAGATGAGCAGCTGACATCACCTGTCTATTCGGAAGATGAGCTTTTAGAGCAAATACGAGCATTGCCACCGCGCAGTGTTACCCATAAAAAAAGACAAGAAATGAGAGAGGCAGCTCGAAAAAGAGCTAAGAAAGACCAGCTTGAGGAAACTCAAGATTTCGAGGATGACGGGCTAAAGGATCCTACTTCAGAATTTGAAGAAGAAGAGCTAGAAGAAAATGAAGAAGAGGAAAGAAGACCTAGGGGAAAGAGAGCATTTTTATGGATTCAAGTGTTTCTCTTCACCTTTCTTGCTCTAATTCTATCGTTTCTTCTTGTTTGGTATTGGCAGGAAAGACAGAACCAAGCGACTGAACCGCATCAGGATCCCTTTGATCGCTTACTAGAGCAAGGAGCACTTAATCCAGGTGGGACAGGTGTGGGTGCAGACGATGATGATTCAAATGAGTCAAACCAGCCGGAAGCCAATGATGGAAGCGTTGATTTTGGAGAAGGATCAGAAATAGAGGATAACTCTTCGCCTGAAGGTGATTCTGTTGACGCATCTGAAGAAGAGACACCAGACCAAGAGACAGATGAAAGCCGTGATGAAGATGAAGAAGAGGATTCACCTACAGATCGTAAAATACTAGCCACACATACCATTCAGCCTGGGGAAGGTCTGTATCGCATAAGTATAAATTATTATGGTCAAAACTATGCTGACGAATTAGCGAAGTTTAACGGCATTTCAGATCCAGGTAACATTCAAAGTGGAACAACAATTTTAATACCAGAAATGCCATAG
- a CDS encoding CPBP family intramembrane glutamic endopeptidase, producing MDMRKQLNQVSNRVLYLNLAVTQAGLALIGGIIYFFFLRQDLPLKELYHFDELGFALLVGAGFAVCVVTLDVVLMKLLPEDYFDDGGVNERLFRDVNVWQIAIIALGVAVVEEFLFRGVLQNLIGLFWSSVIFALLHFRYLKKWLYSVLIIGISLGFGFMYEWTGSLWGMILAHFLIDFILGILIRYRLISFEK from the coding sequence ATGGATATGAGGAAGCAATTAAATCAAGTATCTAACAGAGTTCTTTACTTAAATCTGGCTGTCACTCAGGCTGGATTAGCATTGATTGGAGGTATCATTTATTTTTTCTTTTTACGGCAAGATTTACCGCTAAAAGAGCTCTATCATTTTGATGAGCTAGGCTTTGCTTTGCTAGTGGGAGCAGGCTTTGCTGTATGTGTGGTTACTCTTGATGTTGTTCTTATGAAGCTACTACCAGAGGATTACTTTGATGATGGTGGAGTAAATGAACGGCTATTCCGTGATGTCAATGTGTGGCAAATTGCCATCATTGCCTTAGGTGTGGCTGTTGTAGAGGAATTCCTGTTCCGTGGAGTTTTACAGAATTTAATCGGTCTTTTTTGGTCAAGTGTTATTTTTGCTTTGTTACATTTTCGCTATTTAAAAAAGTGGCTTTATAGTGTGCTTATTATAGGAATTAGCCTTGGCTTTGGCTTTATGTATGAATGGACAGGCAGCCTATGGGGCATGATCTTAGCTCATTTTTTAATTGATTTTATCTTAGGGATTCTGATACGATATCGCCTTATTTCATTCGAAAAATAA
- a CDS encoding RecQ family ATP-dependent DNA helicase: MLRILKKEFGYSSFQPGQLEVIQSILAGKDTFLIQATGGGKSLCYQLPSLLLEGITVVISPLISLMEDQVKEARRFGRKDIIAFHSGHSVEQRKYILAHLHQYKLILISPEGLQSDYMINALQRRRVSLFVVDEAHCISQWGHDFRMEYLTLKETRDHLGRPVCLALTATATSEVKQDIIHFGGLIDPQLFEHTVDRPKIKLEVEHVDTEEEKRRQILSIVQARQDAGLIYCSTRAKTEELVEYLFLHGIEQVAYYHGGLSAEERFMIQEQYLNGELKLVCATNAFGMGVNKSNIRYVIHYHFPNHIEQYVQEMGRCSRDGKDGLSYVLVQNGDEHIPYHFIENEFLTKEQLKVFLQIQHTSEEQGSVIELEEWKELLFCSEQSISVVLHHYKNAVSLSREAQLEALDWQFEQLKRKKRNKVASMIRWLQLEASACRRKEILDYFSQSMEAPPLVCCDLCDQNRAMAQNQDKHSLQAQESAQDQNRAVDQNGSRSRYEDIDSHNNPTVQKESFQRVEQLWSEKLKRLWPIPARDGE, from the coding sequence TTGCTCCGGATACTAAAAAAGGAATTTGGTTATTCCTCCTTTCAACCCGGACAGCTTGAAGTGATTCAATCTATTTTAGCCGGAAAGGATACCTTTCTTATTCAAGCGACAGGCGGTGGAAAATCCTTATGCTATCAGCTCCCATCCTTATTACTAGAGGGTATTACTGTTGTTATCTCACCATTGATTTCGTTAATGGAGGATCAGGTAAAGGAAGCGCGTCGTTTTGGACGCAAGGACATCATTGCTTTTCACAGTGGGCATAGTGTTGAACAAAGAAAATACATCCTAGCTCACCTCCACCAGTATAAGCTGATTTTAATATCTCCTGAAGGCTTGCAATCAGACTATATGATTAATGCTTTGCAGCGAAGGAGGGTAAGCTTATTTGTTGTAGATGAAGCTCATTGTATCTCACAATGGGGACATGATTTTCGAATGGAATATCTTACTTTGAAGGAAACTAGGGACCATTTAGGAAGACCAGTATGTCTTGCTTTGACGGCAACGGCTACCTCTGAGGTTAAGCAGGATATTATTCATTTTGGAGGCTTGATTGATCCACAGTTATTTGAGCACACCGTGGATCGACCTAAAATCAAGCTTGAGGTGGAGCATGTAGACACTGAGGAAGAGAAGCGTAGACAAATTTTGAGCATAGTTCAAGCTCGTCAAGACGCAGGTTTAATCTATTGTTCAACTCGAGCAAAAACGGAAGAGCTCGTCGAATATTTATTTCTACATGGTATAGAACAGGTTGCCTATTATCATGGTGGCTTAAGTGCAGAGGAAAGATTTATGATTCAAGAGCAATATCTTAATGGAGAACTGAAGCTAGTTTGCGCTACAAACGCTTTTGGTATGGGTGTCAATAAGTCTAATATCCGCTATGTCATACATTATCACTTTCCTAACCATATTGAGCAATATGTACAGGAAATGGGCAGGTGTAGTCGAGATGGGAAGGATGGTCTTTCCTATGTCCTTGTACAAAATGGAGATGAGCATATCCCTTATCATTTTATCGAAAATGAATTTCTGACGAAGGAGCAGCTTAAGGTTTTCCTACAAATACAGCACACCTCAGAAGAGCAGGGTTCCGTAATAGAGCTTGAAGAGTGGAAGGAACTGCTTTTCTGCTCAGAGCAGTCTATCTCTGTGGTACTACATCATTATAAAAATGCGGTATCCTTATCTAGAGAAGCACAGCTAGAAGCGCTAGACTGGCAGTTTGAACAGCTGAAAAGGAAAAAAAGAAACAAAGTAGCGAGTATGATCAGGTGGTTACAATTAGAAGCTAGCGCTTGTCGGAGGAAGGAGATATTGGATTACTTTTCTCAAAGTATGGAAGCTCCTCCGCTAGTCTGCTGTGATTTATGTGATCAAAATAGAGCTATGGCTCAAAATCAAGATAAGCACAGCCTTCAAGCTCAAGAGAGTGCTCAGGATCAAAATAGAGCTGTAGATCAAAATGGATCTCGGAGTAGATACGAGGACATTGACTCACATAATAACCCTACTGTGCAAAAAGAGTCATTTCAACGAGTAGAACAATTATGGTCAGAGAAACTAAAAAGATTGTGGCCAATCCCAGCAAGAGATGGTGAATAG
- a CDS encoding helix-turn-helix domain-containing protein has product MDVNRGMNGIHIILLHMLQRMNGERTVSGCYHILKGKKSGQAIQDAALYGYKSWFGMLPRLTEHEWHAIVKDSIKRGYIQKVERIEDSPEVSYSASSQKKKEFYDITPAGESLLAHAVSKFQISQRAFYLEDSLLGYQEVILFWKKLQLLTQVLSHYLYNSQHYTPIIEDITIQQWFKAYWSGIKDKETYANELLAEINILLGEMEDELIPELLVQRLTGFQVAGQTLYQLEKKWGIPEALLHVFHYQGVGRLYKEILRNKKLIKLTPLCQSKGTEQIRLTVSTRKTYELLKRKMTLEQIAKKRGLKLSTIEDHLVEIAIYDPDMDISYFLPLPLRRKINQTSQTLQSKKLSDIKNYLDEDASYLQIRLALLTGSAYKGGELA; this is encoded by the coding sequence ATGGATGTGAATAGGGGAATGAATGGAATCCACATCATTTTGTTACATATGCTACAAAGGATGAATGGTGAGAGAACGGTGTCCGGATGCTACCACATTTTGAAAGGGAAAAAAAGTGGACAAGCGATTCAGGATGCAGCTCTTTATGGATATAAAAGCTGGTTCGGTATGCTACCAAGGCTAACAGAACATGAGTGGCATGCGATAGTTAAAGATTCAATTAAGAGAGGTTACATACAGAAGGTAGAAAGAATTGAGGACAGCCCTGAGGTTTCTTACTCAGCATCAAGCCAGAAAAAAAAGGAGTTCTATGACATTACTCCAGCAGGAGAATCGCTACTAGCTCATGCGGTAAGTAAGTTTCAAATCAGTCAACGTGCTTTTTATCTTGAAGATAGTTTGTTAGGTTATCAGGAGGTCATCCTTTTCTGGAAAAAGCTTCAGTTGCTTACACAAGTGCTCTCGCACTACTTATACAACTCACAGCATTACACTCCAATCATTGAAGATATCACCATTCAGCAATGGTTTAAAGCGTATTGGAGTGGAATTAAAGATAAAGAAACCTACGCAAATGAGCTTTTAGCTGAAATCAATATTTTATTAGGGGAAATGGAGGATGAGCTTATTCCGGAATTGCTGGTACAAAGGCTTACAGGCTTTCAGGTAGCTGGTCAAACCCTGTATCAATTAGAAAAGAAGTGGGGCATTCCAGAGGCATTGCTACATGTCTTTCATTATCAAGGAGTAGGTCGGTTATATAAAGAGATCCTTCGTAATAAAAAATTAATAAAGCTTACCCCTTTGTGTCAGTCAAAGGGGACCGAACAGATACGGTTGACTGTCTCTACAAGAAAAACGTATGAGCTTTTAAAAAGAAAAATGACTCTAGAACAAATTGCAAAGAAGCGTGGTTTAAAATTAAGCACTATAGAGGATCATCTTGTAGAAATTGCTATCTACGATCCCGATATGGATATAAGCTACTTTTTACCATTGCCCCTTAGGAGAAAGATAAATCAAACAAGCCAAACCTTACAATCAAAGAAACTAAGTGACATCAAAAATTACTTAGATGAGGACGCAAGCTATCTGCAAATACGTTTGGCTTTATTAACAGGGAGTGCCTATAAAGGAGGGGAGTTAGCCTGA